The following proteins are co-located in the Calditrichota bacterium genome:
- a CDS encoding T9SS type A sorting domain-containing protein produces the protein MKPRSKTKVATYPRSASKPVAVACDIKRVAGKKYSADDKIRIILEGLRGETAIAEICRREGLATGLYYRWSKDFLEAGKKRLQGVILVDDLLIEPEMMEPNRLGDLLASARTPENAFEEGLFALREGDLETARDRMRYWMTNEPGHSKAPAAARILRRVEFTIGSDMGALRDEYLELTASCAEEHPQLSWTARKSAVKCLRYEGLLQEAVAEYDALIDDTEDEVEALFLDTDRLLVQMDIDGHEVDALGSLDARIAANMERVEAIYAERLAKAESNTAPKRFELLAAYPNPFNSSTRFTFSLPEAGLVRLGIYDVSGREVQSGIRHFAAGTHTVGWKAEGLPAGVYFLKAEAANTVHTQKLLLVK, from the coding sequence ATGAAGCCCAGAAGCAAGACCAAGGTCGCTACATATCCAAGGTCGGCATCCAAGCCGGTAGCGGTGGCCTGCGACATCAAGCGCGTCGCGGGCAAGAAGTATTCTGCCGATGACAAGATCCGCATCATCCTCGAAGGTCTGCGCGGCGAAACCGCCATCGCTGAAATCTGCCGCCGCGAAGGTTTGGCAACCGGCCTCTACTACCGCTGGTCGAAAGACTTCCTTGAAGCCGGCAAGAAGCGCCTGCAGGGCGTCATTCTCGTAGATGATCTATTGATCGAACCGGAAATGATGGAGCCAAACCGTCTCGGCGACCTGCTGGCGAGCGCCCGCACGCCTGAAAACGCGTTCGAGGAGGGTCTGTTCGCTCTAAGGGAAGGCGATCTCGAAACGGCTCGCGACCGGATGCGTTACTGGATGACCAACGAACCCGGACATTCCAAAGCGCCGGCCGCGGCCCGCATTCTTCGCCGGGTTGAGTTTACTATCGGCTCAGATATGGGCGCGCTGCGGGATGAATACCTCGAACTCACCGCGTCCTGCGCTGAAGAACATCCCCAACTTTCTTGGACAGCACGCAAATCTGCGGTGAAATGTCTTAGATACGAGGGACTGCTCCAAGAGGCGGTTGCAGAGTATGACGCCTTGATTGATGATACCGAAGACGAGGTCGAGGCGCTCTTCCTCGACACCGACCGGCTGCTTGTCCAAATGGACATCGACGGGCACGAAGTTGACGCTTTGGGCAGTTTGGACGCTCGCATCGCTGCCAACATGGAGCGGGTCGAGGCGATTTATGCGGAAAGACTTGCGAAGGCGGAGAGCAATACCGCACCCAAACGGTTCGAATTACTCGCCGCCTATCCTAATCCCTTCAACTCATCCACAAGGTTCACCTTCTCGCTTCCAGAGGCGGGGCTGGTGAGATTAGGGATTTACGACGTTTCGGGGCGAGAAGTGCAGTCGGGAATACGGCATTTTGCCGCTGGAACCCATACCGTCGGCTGGAAGGCAGAGGGTCTTCCTGCAGGCGTCTATTTCCTGAAGGCCGAGGCAGCCAACACGGTCCACACGCAAAAACTGCTGCTGGTCAAGTAG
- a CDS encoding sigma-70 family RNA polymerase sigma factor: MGRIRSRYDRQAVMEAASYDHRLALRAERGFTAVKNCGIGEVEVANEEPSALSLAIRDEWQRALVSALSDLDALHREVVALRFYGNFRLEEIAEALDLPIGTVKSRLFYAVKKIRKNILAMEMA; encoded by the coding sequence TTGGGCCGCATTCGGAGCCGATACGACCGTCAAGCAGTAATGGAAGCGGCGTCTTATGACCATCGCTTAGCGCTCCGCGCTGAAAGAGGCTTCACGGCGGTCAAGAATTGTGGAATCGGAGAAGTCGAGGTCGCTAATGAAGAACCGTCCGCATTGAGCCTCGCCATCCGCGATGAGTGGCAGCGGGCGTTGGTCTCGGCGCTATCAGATCTCGATGCTCTCCACCGCGAGGTGGTCGCGCTGCGCTTCTATGGAAACTTCAGATTGGAAGAAATTGCAGAGGCTTTGGATTTGCCCATAGGCACGGTGAAGTCGCGTCTTTTTTATGCTGTCAAGAAGATAAGGAAGAATATACTTGCAATGGAGATGGCATGA
- the cas3 gene encoding CRISPR-associated helicase Cas3' encodes MSPRLIAHSSNDTGETHSLADHLRAVADRASCYAFSESMQGAAHWAGIWHDLGKVKIEFQEKLLNESRKCVPHKYEGAFYAYQSGWHDVAFAIAGHHGGLPSKADLNPAMRMNGQDASRLVDRLLSEIDVRCFTRGDHSHLPLHPTTALDLHIRMLFSCLIDADFLDTERHFDVERKGDIRAETNYPDISQLKERFFLNHAEFLTTKAKEFGLEPSLFDLRNKVFDASCRAGESASSQFSLTVPTGGGKTRAALVFALTHAVAHNKKRIIVALPFTSILDQMADEYREIFGVEAFLEHYTGAGSYVESAEGTESIEETRRRLAAENWDAPIILTTTVQLFDSLFANSTSACRKLHNIAGSIIILDEVQTLPVGFLDPICDVLKQLTESYGVTLLLSSATQPALDSIKSAYRLTPTPIIDKPERLYQKLRRVRYEVEISEPWSWERVAEEMMANEQAMTIVNTRADSLKLFECLNERGGSALYLSTYLCGAHRRKVIEKIKTLLKEGRPCRLVTTQIVEAGVDIDFPLVLRAVGPLDRIVQAAGRCNREGRLGERGGRMIVFQPAEGRMPRGVFETGAGAFVSIFRRNAFDPDDPKTFPDYFSELYILQGSKGLDAKKIQELRDQRVLNFPEVAAKFSIIEDDWKESVVVGYGDQSADERVRQVQEKSAREPRRIFSALQPYTAELYQHQVEKARRNGLVVELDGILCWMGKYDSLVGIARIEQNPESHIL; translated from the coding sequence ATGTCGCCTCGCCTAATCGCGCACAGCAGTAACGACACCGGTGAAACTCATTCGCTGGCGGATCACCTTCGCGCGGTCGCAGATCGTGCTTCTTGTTACGCATTTAGCGAATCGATGCAAGGCGCGGCACATTGGGCTGGCATCTGGCACGATCTGGGCAAAGTCAAGATCGAATTCCAAGAGAAACTGCTCAACGAGTCGCGCAAATGTGTACCCCACAAATATGAAGGTGCGTTCTATGCCTATCAATCGGGATGGCATGATGTCGCTTTTGCTATAGCCGGTCATCATGGCGGGCTGCCGAGCAAGGCTGATTTGAATCCCGCAATGAGAATGAATGGACAGGATGCATCTCGCCTTGTCGATAGGCTACTCTCCGAGATCGACGTAAGATGCTTCACTCGCGGCGATCATTCGCACCTACCTTTGCATCCTACTACCGCCCTTGATCTTCATATAAGAATGCTCTTCTCATGTCTGATCGACGCCGACTTCCTCGATACCGAGCGGCACTTCGATGTTGAACGGAAGGGAGATATCCGCGCCGAAACAAACTACCCTGACATCTCCCAACTCAAGGAACGTTTCTTTCTCAATCACGCCGAATTTCTGACGACGAAGGCGAAGGAGTTTGGTCTTGAACCGAGTCTGTTCGACCTGAGGAATAAAGTGTTCGATGCGTCTTGCCGGGCAGGAGAGAGCGCATCTTCACAGTTCAGCCTGACGGTCCCGACCGGGGGAGGGAAGACTCGCGCCGCTCTTGTCTTCGCCTTGACCCATGCGGTCGCGCACAACAAGAAGCGCATTATCGTTGCCTTGCCTTTCACCAGTATCCTCGACCAGATGGCAGACGAATATCGAGAAATATTCGGCGTGGAAGCGTTTCTTGAGCACTACACCGGCGCTGGCAGTTATGTCGAGAGCGCCGAGGGAACTGAATCCATTGAGGAGACAAGACGTCGCCTTGCGGCTGAGAACTGGGATGCCCCGATTATTCTCACCACGACAGTTCAACTCTTCGACAGCCTCTTTGCCAATTCAACTTCTGCTTGCCGCAAACTACACAATATAGCTGGCAGCATCATTATCCTCGATGAGGTTCAGACGCTGCCGGTCGGATTCCTTGACCCGATTTGCGACGTCTTGAAACAGTTGACCGAGAGTTACGGTGTAACATTGCTGCTTTCGTCCGCCACTCAGCCGGCGCTCGACAGCATCAAGAGTGCTTATCGGCTTACACCGACACCAATCATAGATAAACCCGAAAGACTATATCAGAAACTCCGCCGGGTGCGCTATGAAGTCGAGATTTCCGAGCCGTGGTCGTGGGAGCGGGTCGCGGAAGAGATGATGGCAAACGAACAGGCGATGACCATCGTCAACACACGAGCCGATTCGCTCAAGTTGTTCGAATGCTTAAATGAGCGCGGCGGCAGCGCCCTCTACCTCTCAACCTACCTATGCGGTGCTCATCGTCGAAAAGTCATTGAAAAGATCAAGACCTTACTCAAGGAAGGACGTCCGTGCCGATTGGTCACCACCCAGATCGTCGAGGCAGGGGTTGACATAGACTTCCCGCTGGTGTTGAGGGCGGTAGGACCGCTCGACCGGATTGTTCAAGCGGCTGGGCGATGCAATCGCGAGGGTAGGCTGGGGGAACGAGGGGGACGGATGATCGTCTTCCAACCGGCCGAGGGTAGAATGCCGCGCGGAGTGTTCGAAACGGGAGCCGGTGCATTTGTGTCGATCTTTAGACGGAATGCCTTCGATCCTGACGACCCCAAGACTTTCCCCGACTACTTTTCGGAACTCTACATCCTGCAGGGTAGCAAAGGTCTCGATGCCAAGAAAATACAAGAACTTAGGGATCAAAGAGTTCTTAATTTTCCTGAGGTTGCCGCGAAATTCTCCATAATCGAAGACGACTGGAAAGAGTCGGTGGTTGTCGGATATGGCGACCAAAGTGCGGACGAACGAGTGAGGCAAGTGCAGGAGAAATCTGCCCGTGAACCGCGCCGCATCTTCAGTGCGCTGCAACCTTATACAGCCGAACTCTATCAGCATCAAGTTGAAAAGGCAAGAAGGAATGGATTGGTAGTGGAACTGGATGGCATCCTCTGTTGGATGGGGAAATACGACTCATTGGTCGGTATTGCGCGCATTGAACAAAATCCAGAAAGCCATATTTTATAA
- a CDS encoding T9SS type A sorting domain-containing protein — protein sequence MLQRLTFVGMALVAIPIAGFCQPDTLWTQPLRDRQNNRVDFGDITRVIRTFDGNLAYAGYGTNERGDGRWDSDFKVAISDTFARQIWYRLFHANIDGQDGGDRLYAICQLPDSGFTLAGSRLGIVALRIDKFGNLVWMRYFLERDGFNSPGPGEMNIILANDGNFVFVSYRSLYKITSEDGGLIWRRNFEGRLTRAHLTSDGGFFLAGFTTDRSNVYAARTDSDGELIWQQIYLDDNQTAEQSWTSIPSSAGGWILAGSSRFGGGGIDYYPFLMHIGEDRELLWYRLYDDMRANGVRQLLETPDGGYAIIGYSGSAQFWRTDYFGERVWRTFYRPIGAIGNAVLPMEDGGYLLGIFHFREGIPFGLIRTAPDPYKPPYELDALTDALEFGEVPLDTVTSLECRLYNYGRRYVVLDSASFAVGDDGRIGIRLYAHDLDFPVRINPTDTLAFRLFFRPSDERDYADTLTFFYADSSLSITMSGRGVPLAVPDDGGIGIPPYAMHLSAFPNPFNTTLQLHYTLPRPGHWALRLYDLRGAEVMLLKEGFLPFGPHQLHFNAGALPSGQYMLALNGASGIRTRRVVLVK from the coding sequence ATGCTGCAGCGCCTAACATTTGTTGGGATGGCGCTTGTCGCCATCCCCATCGCCGGCTTTTGTCAGCCCGATACTCTGTGGACGCAACCCTTACGGGATCGGCAGAATAATCGTGTAGATTTTGGAGATATTACTCGCGTCATTCGCACATTCGACGGTAATCTTGCCTATGCCGGCTATGGCACCAATGAGCGTGGCGATGGACGATGGGACAGCGATTTCAAGGTTGCGATCTCGGATACTTTTGCAAGGCAGATATGGTATCGGCTGTTTCACGCCAACATCGATGGGCAAGATGGGGGGGATAGGCTTTATGCTATATGCCAACTACCGGACAGTGGATTTACGCTCGCGGGATCACGCTTAGGAATAGTGGCGTTGCGAATTGATAAGTTTGGAAACCTCGTCTGGATGAGGTATTTTCTTGAAAGGGATGGTTTCAATTCGCCAGGTCCGGGTGAGATGAATATAATTTTGGCAAATGATGGCAATTTCGTCTTTGTTTCTTACCGGTCGTTATACAAGATAACCTCAGAAGATGGAGGTCTCATCTGGCGGAGAAATTTTGAAGGTCGACTTACAAGGGCGCACCTCACTTCAGACGGCGGCTTCTTTCTTGCCGGATTTACAACCGATCGGAGCAATGTTTATGCTGCAAGAACCGATTCGGATGGCGAACTTATATGGCAGCAGATATATTTAGATGATAACCAAACGGCGGAGCAATCTTGGACTTCGATCCCTTCTTCAGCGGGGGGTTGGATCCTGGCCGGATCTTCTCGGTTCGGCGGAGGGGGAATTGATTATTATCCTTTTCTTATGCATATTGGTGAAGATAGGGAGCTACTCTGGTATAGGCTTTACGATGATATGCGTGCCAATGGTGTCAGGCAATTGCTGGAGACTCCCGATGGAGGATATGCTATCATCGGCTATTCTGGTTCGGCCCAATTCTGGCGCACTGACTACTTCGGTGAGCGGGTTTGGCGAACTTTCTACCGGCCTATTGGCGCCATAGGAAATGCAGTATTGCCAATGGAAGATGGTGGCTATTTACTTGGTATTTTCCATTTTAGAGAAGGGATTCCCTTTGGATTGATCCGCACTGCTCCCGATCCTTACAAACCGCCTTACGAACTGGATGCATTGACCGATGCGCTCGAATTCGGAGAGGTGCCGCTTGATACCGTCACTTCCCTCGAATGCCGCCTATACAACTATGGCAGAAGATATGTCGTCCTCGATTCGGCGTCGTTTGCGGTGGGGGACGATGGGCGAATTGGAATTCGCCTCTACGCGCACGACCTCGACTTCCCGGTGCGTATCAATCCGACCGACACACTTGCCTTTCGCCTCTTCTTCCGCCCATCCGATGAGCGCGACTACGCCGATACGTTGACGTTCTTCTACGCCGACAGTTCGCTTTCCATAACGATGTCCGGTCGCGGCGTACCTCTCGCCGTTCCCGACGACGGCGGGATCGGAATCCCGCCCTACGCGATGCACCTTTCCGCCTTCCCCAACCCGTTCAATACAACGCTCCAACTTCACTACACCCTCCCTCGTCCCGGTCATTGGGCCTTGCGGCTATACGATCTCCGCGGCGCCGAGGTGATGCTCCTAAAGGAAGGCTTCCTGCCTTTCGGCCCGCATCAACTTCACTTCAACGCCGGCGCGCTCCCCTCGGGGCAGTACATGCTCGCCCTTAACGGGGCTTCAGGCATCAGAACGCGGCGGGTGGTGCTCGTGAAGTAA
- the cas5c gene encoding type I-C CRISPR-associated protein Cas5, which produces MNNNLLEVVIRGEYACFTRPEMKVERVSYPVMTPSAARGALEAIFWKPEIHWRVVSIAVLNPIRWFSIKRNEVAARASDRSSPIEVEDKRTQRATLGLRDVGYLLRAEMVLNPRSDKDIAAYRDQFRRRVIRGAAFHRPYLGCREFAAEFRLPTGEEQPITGFDADQDLGPMFFDNDYDPKPAGWGGNACPGTGTPLFFEARLEAGVLNIPQELYAQLRWAGRREQ; this is translated from the coding sequence ATGAACAACAACTTGCTTGAAGTCGTCATCAGGGGCGAATATGCCTGCTTCACTCGACCGGAAATGAAGGTGGAGCGGGTCAGTTATCCGGTGATGACGCCGTCGGCAGCGCGAGGAGCGCTGGAGGCGATATTTTGGAAGCCGGAGATCCATTGGCGAGTAGTCAGCATCGCTGTGCTGAACCCGATCCGGTGGTTCTCGATCAAACGAAATGAGGTGGCAGCGCGCGCTTCCGACAGGTCGTCTCCGATTGAAGTCGAAGACAAGCGGACGCAGCGGGCGACGCTCGGACTACGTGACGTCGGCTACCTGCTCCGCGCCGAAATGGTCTTGAATCCTCGTTCCGACAAGGATATCGCCGCCTATCGAGATCAATTCCGCCGACGGGTGATCCGGGGAGCAGCGTTCCATCGGCCCTATCTTGGCTGCCGGGAGTTTGCCGCCGAATTCCGCCTGCCGACCGGTGAGGAGCAGCCGATTACAGGCTTCGACGCCGACCAGGACCTCGGCCCAATGTTCTTCGACAACGATTACGACCCGAAGCCGGCCGGGTGGGGGGGCAATGCCTGCCCTGGAACCGGCACACCCCTCTTCTTTGAGGCTCGGCTCGAAGCCGGAGTCCTCAACATACCGCAGGAGTTATACGCCCAACTGCGCTGGGCTGGAAGGAGAGAACAATGA